The Couchioplanes caeruleus nucleotide sequence CACCCTGTTCGCCGGCGTGTGGGTGGACAGGTGGCGGACCCGTACCGTCATGACCCTCACCGACCTCGGCCGTGCGCTCGTGCTCGGCGGGGCCGCCGTGGCGGCCCTGATGAGCGGGCTGAGTCTGACAGCTCTGCTGGTGGTGGCCTTCGTGGTCGGCGCCCTGTCGGTGCTCTTCGACGTCGCCTACCAGGCCGGCCTGGTCCGCCTGGTCCGGCGCGAGGACCTGCTGCGGGCGAACAGCGCGGTCGAGGCCAGCCGCTCGGCCGCCCAGATCGGCGGTCCCGCCCTCGGCGGCGCGATGACCTCCGTGCTGTCCGCACCCGCCGCCGTCGCGGCCGGTGCCGTGTTCTTCGTGGCGTCGTTCCTGTCCATCGCCCGCATGAGTCGCTTCGAGGAACTGCCGCCACGCGCGCAACGCCGCCCGCGGATCCGCGAGGGCCTGCGCTTCGTGGCCGGCGACGCGTCGCTGCGTACGGTGTGCCTCGCCTCGGCGGCGTTCCAGTTCTTCCTCGCCGCCACGATGACGGCCTACCTGCTGTTCCTGCCGCGCGAGCTGCACCTGTCCGCAGCGGCCATCGGACTGACGCTCGCCGCGACCGGGCCGGGCGCCCTGATCGGCTCGCTGCTGGCCGCGCGCCTGCCGAGCCGCCTCGGGTACGGCCCGGTGCTGCTCGTCGCCGCGGCCGTGGGCGATGGCGTGATGCTGTGCGTGCCGGCGCTGCACGGCGGATCGGCGCGGACGATCCTCGCCCTGGTGGCGGTGAACCTCGTCTTCGGCGCCCTGGGCCAGCTGGTCAACGTCACGATCATGGCCGTCCGGCAGGCGCTGACCCCGAGCGCGCTGCAGGGCCGGGTGACGGCCACGATCTCCTTCGCCGGCATGGGTCTCGCGCCGATCGGGTCGCTGGCCGGCGGCCTCCTCGCCGCACACGCGGGGCTACGGATGGCGCTGGTGGTCACGGGGGCGGGCATGCTGCTGTCGCCCGTCCTGATGGCGCTTTCCCCGCTCGCCCGGCTCGGACGGAGCCTCCCCTCGCCGCCGCCGTGACGGGCCGACCCCTCGCCGCCTCGCCGCCGTCGGGTGCTCGCCGCAGGCGCCGGCGGGCGGGGGCGCGGGACAGCGGGGGCGCGGGACAGCGGAACGCCCGGTCCGCGGGTGCGGGCCGGGCGTTCCGTGGTGCCGGGGTCGTCCCGGCGGGGTCAGTCGTCGCCCTGCAGGAAGCTGAGCAGCCGCAGGATCTCGATGTACAGCCAGATGAGGCTGACGAGGATGCCGAAGGCCGCCGTCCACGAGTACCGCTGCGGGAGGCCCATCCGGACCCCCTCCTCGATCTCGTTGAAGCTGAGGATGAAGCTCAGCGAGGCGACCACGATGCAGACGATGCTGAAGATGATGCCGAGCGCGCCGTTGTCACGCAGGCCGGTGTGCACGCCGAAGAGCGAGAGCACCAGGTTGATCAGCATGACCGCGAAGAGGCCACCCATGACGGCGATCATGCCGCGCTGGAACTTCGGCGTCGCGCGGATCACGCGGGCGCGGTACAGGAACGCCATGAGGAAGAAAACGCCGAACGTGGCGACCACCGCCTGCAGGACGATGCCCTGGTAGCCGGCGATCTCCTGGAAGAA carries:
- a CDS encoding MFS transporter — protein: MPALRTATSDFRTFWAGQTASQLGEQTSLTVLPLLAVLTLQVGADQLGLLRAVGQAPQLLLTLFAGVWVDRWRTRTVMTLTDLGRALVLGGAAVAALMSGLSLTALLVVAFVVGALSVLFDVAYQAGLVRLVRREDLLRANSAVEASRSAAQIGGPALGGAMTSVLSAPAAVAAGAVFFVASFLSIARMSRFEELPPRAQRRPRIREGLRFVAGDASLRTVCLASAAFQFFLAATMTAYLLFLPRELHLSAAAIGLTLAATGPGALIGSLLAARLPSRLGYGPVLLVAAAVGDGVMLCVPALHGGSARTILALVAVNLVFGALGQLVNVTIMAVRQALTPSALQGRVTATISFAGMGLAPIGSLAGGLLAAHAGLRMALVVTGAGMLLSPVLMALSPLARLGRSLPSPPP
- a CDS encoding Bax inhibitor-1/YccA family protein, with product MRTSNPVLSRLGQAAERERSTGYGPYGPTAGQPGYGQPYPSGPGFPEAAPAVQPMTIDDVVVKTVTLLGITGVSAVAAWNLIPQSLLGAAWIGAAVVGLVLGFIISFSRMANPALVVAYAVVEGAFVGLVSKFFQEIAGYQGIVLQAVVATFGVFFLMAFLYRARVIRATPKFQRGMIAVMGGLFAVMLINLVLSLFGVHTGLRDNGALGIIFSIVCIVVASLSFILSFNEIEEGVRMGLPQRYSWTAAFGILVSLIWLYIEILRLLSFLQGDD